One Cervus canadensis isolate Bull #8, Minnesota chromosome 13, ASM1932006v1, whole genome shotgun sequence DNA segment encodes these proteins:
- the RGS2 gene encoding regulator of G-protein signaling 2, whose translation MQSALFLAVQHDCGPMDKSAGTGPKNEEKREKMKRTLLKDWKSRLSYFLQNSSSPGKPKTGKKSKQQTFIKPSPEEAQLWSEAFDELLASKYGLAAFRAFLKSEFCEENIEFWLACEDFKKTKSPQKLSSKAKKIYTDFIEKEAPKEINIDFQTKTLIAQNIQEATSGCFTTAQKRVYSLMENNSYPRFLESEFYQDLCKKPQITTEPHAT comes from the exons ATGCAAAGTGCTCTGTTCCTGGCTGTCCAGCACGACTGCGGACCCATGGACAAAAGCGCTGGCACCGGGCCCAAGAACGAGGAGAAGCGAGAGAAGATGAAGCGAACCCT aTTAAAAGATTGGAAGAGCCGTTTGAGTTACTTCTTGCAAAATTCCTcctctcctgggaagcccaaaactggCAAGAAAAGCAAACAGCAAACCTTCATCAA gccttctccagaggaagcCCAGCTGTGGTCAGAAGCATTTGATGAGCTGCTAGCCAGTAAAT atGGTCTTGCTGCATTCAgggcttttttaaaatctgaattctgTGAAGAAAATATTGAATTCTGGCTGGCCTGTGAAGACTTCAAAAAAACCAAGTCACCCCAAAAGCTGTcctcaaaagcaaagaaaatatatactgaCTTCATAGAAAAAGAAGCTCCAAAAGag atCAACATAGACTTTCAAACCAAAACTCTGATTGCCCAAAACATACAGGAGGCTACCAGTGGCTGCTTCACAACTGCCCAGAAAAGGGTGTACAGCTTGATGGAGAACAACTCTTATCCACGTTTCTTGGAGTCAGAATTCTACCAGGACTTGTGTAAAAAGCCGCAGATCACCACAGAACCCCATGCTACATGA